Proteins co-encoded in one Salvia splendens isolate huo1 chromosome 4, SspV2, whole genome shotgun sequence genomic window:
- the LOC121798391 gene encoding ENHANCER OF AG-4 protein 2-like isoform X1, with protein MAPGRRRGAKGVKSKNDLVLGDLVLAKVKGFPAWPAKISRPEDWQRAPDPKKCFVQFFGTAEIAFVAPVDIQIFTNEAKNKLSARCQGKTVKYFAQAVKEICEEFEELQRKRLSDVGDVNSTQTHPHEAHSVDPMVEGALDIYQNNGIAPECKLETKEYDDPGSGLEHCPHKQDAVECQDVKPYLSDDVSRRLSPPLSLRKSNKISSNNNNASKDSLSVSSHSHHFLKKEDPLDKRVKGRSTDGSQNELTNGHRQKLAMGSKKKSPGAEHSSGGSAVSHDHKGDAMRRKFAPGEGMKLSSPDIPKLRLDINSQKREKQLVKEKRQSEALHDGQQDAITWKKMKVQHGNEKKGSHTNDVSSPAKISKIADSRGPNILDDKMPSKEPKRFTSVGKAEVFQSIRPTVISNSESDNDLPPIKRHRREPETMCASALISENRLETFVSDKTDKVLSSEVISPVVQLPLKRRSVRIYDDDDDELPKTPVHGGTSSKVSVPRLSDTKKKSVTHGEKFVHDLQVLRNSGEVENGLKDQVQYNGVMKKLLSPASQQGTEKRTRDSSAHVSPSPQQMNSEKLAPMEVKPVSVSPKRPPQSVGGGRVSGELESKQPNKAPSSDFRQKTPAGGNKNAASSDRSNLFPNQLLSGRSKQPSSGERKKTTPKSGSRINDSVVGASKENITSIKERVNDSKDHKTSHTVDSKTSDSVMSMKHLIAAAAQARKKQTHFQNTHGNPFLFSISDIEIAGRGPSPAPAALVYEARNTLQLDILGANPISPSANLHQIQSSHQHENDELEERRLSSGHPGTGSSLSGGTEAAVARDTFEGMIETLSRTKESIARATRLAIDCAKYGLANEVVELLIQKLENEPSLHRRVDLFFLVDSITQCSHTQRGVSYVSTVQAALPRLVGAAAPAGAQENRRQCRKVLRLWLERKILPESILRRYMDDFGVVNDDTSIPLRRPSRAERSIDDPIREMEGMVVDEYGSNAMFQLPGFLSASVFEEEEDEDATDTSLRLKDDGASPSKDAPAKGRDHENHSVTPSDRRHCILEEVDGELEMEDVSGHQKDERLTMTNDTIELASLELNPDSGRESSSNTSTEWLPYPEGSPPLPPGSPPMTPPLPSSPPPSSPPPPPPAPPYSPPPPPPPIIVQHPFPQPPVKPSQLPVGPASQAGPTPPVGPPLRPVDPSPIGPPLRPAGPSPPVGPPPHLHPPPFGPPPHLGPVPLISQQLFPSRPPLPSLPLSPQSSYRPHPLPREVSATPTGNQQTNMVSTIHGSHMDASVRGEVPPQQSSCLPPSGISNAREHVGHNSSRHVEYGEDNTYMNPQASQHRQQYLPGSVPFAQRPVHPELPSQRPPNHFPYPNAAQQHQYPSYSLPNFADNPRRYIADEQWRKQGNDFIVDHPRGGWMPGGRSCSGPSYSQEGYHERPPSSTTINYQHSAPNSLPSSGQMPVHGVPMMLPRPNMSSVNWRPA; from the exons ATCAGCAGACCTGAAGACTGGCAGCGCGCTCCTGATCCTAAAAAGTGCTTTGTCCAGTTCTTTGGTACAGCAGAAAT AGCTTTTGTTGCTCCTGTGGATATCCAAATATTCACCAATGAAGCGAAAAATAAATTGTCAGCTCGATGCCAGGGTAAGACTGTTAAATACTTTGCCCAAGCGGTGAAGGAAATATGTGAAGAATTTGAAGAGTTGCAGCGAAAAAGATTAAGTGATGTTGGAGATGTTAACAGTACACAAACTCATCCACATGAGGCACATTCTGTTGATCCAATGGTAGAAGGGGCATTGGATATTTATCAAAACAATGGGATTGCGCCAGAATGCAAGTTGGAGACTAAAGAGTATGATGATCCGGGCTCTGGCTTAGAGCATTGTCCGCACAAGCAAGATGCGGTGGAATGTCAAGATGTAAAGCCTTATTTGTCTGATGACGTGAGTCGTAGGTTGTCCCCTCCTTtatccttgcggaagagcaatAAGATCTCTTCAAACAACAACAATGCTTCAAAGGATTCACTATCAGTTTCTAGCCATTCACACCATTTTCTTAAGAAGGAAGATCCTCTTGATAAAAGAGTAAAAGGCAGATCAACTGATGGTAGCCAGAATGAATTGACAAATGGACACAGACAAAAGCTGGCAATGGGGTCAAAGAAAAAATCTCCGGGTGCAGAACATAGTAGTGGTGGATCAGCTGTTTCTCATGATCATAAAGGAGATGCGATGAGAAGAAAATTTGCTCCAGGTGAGGGCATGAAGCTTTCATCACCTGATATCCCAAAATTACGTTTAGATATTAATAGTCAGAAGAGGGAAAAGCAGTTGGTGAAAGAAAAAAGGCAATCTGAGGCATTACATGATGGTCAACAGGATGCTATTACCTGGAaaaagatgaaggtccagcatgGCAATGAAAAGAAAGGGTCTCATACAAATGACGTATCATCTCCTGCCAAAATCTCAAAAATTGCTGATTCTAGAGGTCCTAATATTCTTGATGACAAAATGCCTAGCAAAGAGCCTAAAAGGTTTACATCAGTTGGGAAGGCTGAGGTCTTCCAGTCCATTAGACCTACAGTTATTAGTAACTCTGAATCCGACAACGATCTCCCCCCAATAAAACGCCATCGCCGGGAACCGGAAACAATGTGTGCATCTGCCTTGATATCTGAAAATAGATTGGAAACTTTTGTGTCAGATAAGACTGACAAAGTACTTTCTAGCGAAGTCATATCTCCAGTTGTGCAGTTACCGTTGAAGCGTAGATCTGTCCGCatatatgatgatgatgatgatgagttgCCTAAAACTCCTGTTCACGGAGGAACTTCTAGTAAGGTGTCTGTACCACGCCTATCAGATACAAAAAAGAAATCTGTAACGCATGGTGAGAAATTTGTCCATGATCTCCAGGTGTTAAGAAATTCAGGAGAAGTTGAAAATGGGTTAAAAGATCAGGTACAGTATAATGGAGTGATGAAGAAGCTGCTATCTCCAGCTTCTCAACAGGGTACGGAGAAGAGGACGCGAGATTCATCAGCACATGTATCTCCTAGTCCACAGCAGATGAACTCTGAGAAATTAGCCCCAATGGAGGTTAAACCAGTTTCAGTTTCCCCTAAAAGGCCCCCCCAGTCTGTTGGTGGTGGGAGAGTGTCAGGAGAACTGGAAAGCAAGCAACCCAACAAGGCACCTAGTAGCGATTTTAGGCAAAAAACTCCAGCAGGAGGCAACAAGAATGCAGCATCGTCTGATAGGTCAAACTTATTTCCTAATCAATTGCTAAGTGGAAGAAGCAAGCAACCTTCTtctggagagagaaagaaaactACTCCAAAATCAGGTTCGCGGATCAATGACTCTGTGGTTGGGGCTTCAAAGGAAAACATCACGTCAATTAAGGAAAG GGTGAATGATAGCAAAGACCACAAAACAAGTCACACAGTTGACTCAAAAACATCAGACTCCGTCATGTCAATGAAACATCTTATTGCTGCTGCTGCTCAGGCAAGAAAGAAACAGACACACTTTCAAAATACCCATGGAAacccttttcttttttctatttctgaCATTGAGATAGCTGGACGGGGACCAAGTCCTGCACCTGCTGCTTTGGTGTATGAAGCAAGGAATACACTCCAACTGGATATTTTAGGAGCTAATCCAATTTCTCCTTCCGCCAATCTTCATCAAATCCAATCTAGTCATCAACATgagaatgatgagcttgaggaGAGGAGGTTAAGCTCTGGTCATCCAGGCACTGGGAGCTCTCTAAGTGGGGGTACTGAGGCAGCTGTTGCTCGTGATACCTTTGAAGGGATGATAGAGACACTGTCAAGGACCAAAGAGAGTATTGCACGTGCAACTAGACTGGCAATTGATTGTGCAAAGTATGGACTCGCCAATGAG GTTGTGGAACTTCTTATACAGAAGTTAGAAAATGAGCCAAGTTTACATCGCAGAGTGGATCTGTTTTTCCTTGTTGACTCAATAACGCAGTGCTCTCACACCCAGAGAG GGGTCTCATACGTCTCTACTGTTCAAGCTGCGTTGCCCCGCCTCGTTGGAGCTGCTGCTCCTGCTGGTGCTCAGGAAAATCGTCGTCAGTGTCGGAAG GTCTTGCGTTTGTGGCTCGAGAGGAAAATCTTGCCAGAATCCATTCTTCGTCGCTACATGGATGACTTTGGAGTGGTAAATGATGATACATCAATCCCACTAAGACGCCCTTCCCGAGCTGAACGAtctattgatgatcctattagAGAAATGGAAGGCATGGTTGTTGATGAATATGGAAG CAATGCTATGTTTCAGTTACCTGGATTTCTTTCAGCAAGTGTGTtcgaagaagaggaagatgaggaTGCTACTGATACGAGTTTACGCCTGAAAGATGATGGTGCTTCACCTTCCAAGGATGCACCTGCTAAAGGAAGAGATCATGAGAACCATTCTGTTACTCCTAGCGATAGGCGCCATTGCATATTGGAGGAAGTTGATGGTGAGCTTGAAATGGAAGATGTATCTGGACACCAAAAGGATGAGAGACTGACGATGACTAATGACACTATTGAGCTCGCTTCATTGGAGCTCAATCCAGATAGTGGCCGTGAATCTTCTTCAAACACCTCCACCGAGTGGCTTCCTTATCCAGAGGGGTCTCCTCCATTACCACCTGGATCTCCACCTATGACTCCACCATTGCCATCTTCACCACCTCCATCAtcaccacctccacctccacctgcACCTCCATATTCTCCcccacctcctccaccacccatCATAGTCCAACATCCTTTTCCACAACCACCTGTTAAACCATCTCAGCTACCTGTTGGTCCTGCATCACAAGCTGGTCCAACTCCACCTGTTGGACCTCCACTAAGACCTGTTGATCCGTCTCCTATTGGCCCTCCACTGAGACCTGCCGGTCCTTCTCCACCAGTTGGACCTCCCCCACATCTTCATCCTCCACCTTTTGGTCCTCCGCCTCATCTGGGTCCTGTGCCACTAATTTCCCAGCAATTATTTCCGTCTCGGCCTCCACTTCCATCACTGCCACTGTCTCCACAATCATCTTATCGACCTCATCCTTTACCACGTGAAGTTAGTGCCACACCCACT GGAAATCAACAGACCAATATGGTTTCtactattcatgggtctcaTATGGATGCATCTGTTAGAGGGGAAGTACCACCACAACAATCATCTTGTTTACCTCCTTCTGGGATCAGCAATGCACGAGAACATGTTGGCCATAATTCGTCTAGGCATGTGGAATATGGAGAGGATAACACTTATATGAATCCCCAAGCTTCACAGCATAGGCAGCAGTATCTGCCTGGTAGTGTGCCTTTCGCACAAAGGCCTGTGCATCCTGAACTCCCATCTCAACGACCACCTAACCATTTCCCCTATCCAAATGCAGCTCAACAACATCAGTACCCCTCTTATTCATTACCAAACTTTGCCGATAATCCAAGGAGATATATAGCTGATGAGCAATGGCGGAAGCAAGGAAATGACTTCATTGTGGATCATCCTCGTGGTGGGTGGATGCCAGGAGGAAGGTCATGTTCTGGTCCATCTTATTCCCAAGAAG GTTACCATGAAAGGCCTCCTTCAAGTACTACCATAAATTATCAGCACTCTGCCCCAAATAGTCTACCTTCGTCTGGTCAAATGCCAG TTCATGGTGTTCCCATGATGCTGCCTAGACCGAACATGTCTTCCGTCAACTGGAGACCAGCATAG
- the LOC121798391 gene encoding ENHANCER OF AG-4 protein 2-like isoform X2, which yields MAPGRRRGAKGVKSKNDLVLGDLVLAKVKGFPAWPAKISRPEDWQRAPDPKKCFVQFFGTAEIAFVAPVDIQIFTNEAKNKLSARCQGKTVKYFAQAVKEICEEFEELQRKRLSDVGDVNSTQTHPHEAHSVDPMVEGALDIYQNNGIAPECKLETKEYDDPGSGLEHCPHKQDAVECQDVKPYLSDDVSRRLSPPLSLRKSNKISSNNNNASKDSLSVSSHSHHFLKKEDPLDKRVKGRSTDGSQNELTNGHRQKLAMGSKKKSPGAEHSSGGSAVSHDHKGDAMRRKFAPGEGMKLSSPDIPKLRLDINSQKREKQLVKEKRQSEALHDGQQDAITWKKMKVQHGNEKKGSHTNDVSSPAKISKIADSRGPNILDDKMPSKEPKRFTSVGKAEVFQSIRPTVISNSESDNDLPPIKRHRREPETMCASALISENRLETFVSDKTDKVLSSEVISPVVQLPLKRRSVRIYDDDDDELPKTPVHGGTSSKVSVPRLSDTKKKSVTHGEKFVHDLQVLRNSGEVENGLKDQVQYNGVMKKLLSPASQQGTEKRTRDSSAHVSPSPQQMNSEKLAPMEVKPVSVSPKRPPQSVGGGRVSGELESKQPNKAPSSDFRQKTPAGGNKNAASSDRSNLFPNQLLSGRSKQPSSGERKKTTPKSGSRINDSVVGASKENITSIKERVNDSKDHKTSHTVDSKTSDSVMSMKHLIAAAAQARKKQTHFQNTHGNPFLFSISDIEIAGRGPSPAPAALVYEARNTLQLDILGANPISPSANLHQIQSSHQHENDELEERRLSSGHPGTGSSLSGGTEAAVARDTFEGMIETLSRTKESIARATRLAIDCAKYGLANEVVELLIQKLENEPSLHRRVDLFFLVDSITQCSHTQRGVSYVSTVQAALPRLVGAAAPAGAQENRRQCRKVLRLWLERKILPESILRRYMDDFGVVNDDTSIPLRRPSRAERSIDDPIREMEGMVVDEYGSNAMFQLPGFLSASVFEEEEDEDATDTSLRLKDDGASPSKDAPAKGRDHENHSVTPSDRRHCILEEVDGELEMEDVSGHQKDERLTMTNDTIELASLELNPDSGRESSSNTSTEWLPYPEGSPPLPPGSPPMTPPLPSSPPPSSPPPPPPAPPYSPPPPPPPIIVQHPFPQPPVKPSQLPVGPASQAGPTPPVGPPLRPVDPSPIGPPLRPAGPSPPVGPPPHLHPPPFGPPPHLGPVPLISQQLFPSRPPLPSLPLSPQSSYRPHPLPREVSATPTDQTCGF from the exons ATCAGCAGACCTGAAGACTGGCAGCGCGCTCCTGATCCTAAAAAGTGCTTTGTCCAGTTCTTTGGTACAGCAGAAAT AGCTTTTGTTGCTCCTGTGGATATCCAAATATTCACCAATGAAGCGAAAAATAAATTGTCAGCTCGATGCCAGGGTAAGACTGTTAAATACTTTGCCCAAGCGGTGAAGGAAATATGTGAAGAATTTGAAGAGTTGCAGCGAAAAAGATTAAGTGATGTTGGAGATGTTAACAGTACACAAACTCATCCACATGAGGCACATTCTGTTGATCCAATGGTAGAAGGGGCATTGGATATTTATCAAAACAATGGGATTGCGCCAGAATGCAAGTTGGAGACTAAAGAGTATGATGATCCGGGCTCTGGCTTAGAGCATTGTCCGCACAAGCAAGATGCGGTGGAATGTCAAGATGTAAAGCCTTATTTGTCTGATGACGTGAGTCGTAGGTTGTCCCCTCCTTtatccttgcggaagagcaatAAGATCTCTTCAAACAACAACAATGCTTCAAAGGATTCACTATCAGTTTCTAGCCATTCACACCATTTTCTTAAGAAGGAAGATCCTCTTGATAAAAGAGTAAAAGGCAGATCAACTGATGGTAGCCAGAATGAATTGACAAATGGACACAGACAAAAGCTGGCAATGGGGTCAAAGAAAAAATCTCCGGGTGCAGAACATAGTAGTGGTGGATCAGCTGTTTCTCATGATCATAAAGGAGATGCGATGAGAAGAAAATTTGCTCCAGGTGAGGGCATGAAGCTTTCATCACCTGATATCCCAAAATTACGTTTAGATATTAATAGTCAGAAGAGGGAAAAGCAGTTGGTGAAAGAAAAAAGGCAATCTGAGGCATTACATGATGGTCAACAGGATGCTATTACCTGGAaaaagatgaaggtccagcatgGCAATGAAAAGAAAGGGTCTCATACAAATGACGTATCATCTCCTGCCAAAATCTCAAAAATTGCTGATTCTAGAGGTCCTAATATTCTTGATGACAAAATGCCTAGCAAAGAGCCTAAAAGGTTTACATCAGTTGGGAAGGCTGAGGTCTTCCAGTCCATTAGACCTACAGTTATTAGTAACTCTGAATCCGACAACGATCTCCCCCCAATAAAACGCCATCGCCGGGAACCGGAAACAATGTGTGCATCTGCCTTGATATCTGAAAATAGATTGGAAACTTTTGTGTCAGATAAGACTGACAAAGTACTTTCTAGCGAAGTCATATCTCCAGTTGTGCAGTTACCGTTGAAGCGTAGATCTGTCCGCatatatgatgatgatgatgatgagttgCCTAAAACTCCTGTTCACGGAGGAACTTCTAGTAAGGTGTCTGTACCACGCCTATCAGATACAAAAAAGAAATCTGTAACGCATGGTGAGAAATTTGTCCATGATCTCCAGGTGTTAAGAAATTCAGGAGAAGTTGAAAATGGGTTAAAAGATCAGGTACAGTATAATGGAGTGATGAAGAAGCTGCTATCTCCAGCTTCTCAACAGGGTACGGAGAAGAGGACGCGAGATTCATCAGCACATGTATCTCCTAGTCCACAGCAGATGAACTCTGAGAAATTAGCCCCAATGGAGGTTAAACCAGTTTCAGTTTCCCCTAAAAGGCCCCCCCAGTCTGTTGGTGGTGGGAGAGTGTCAGGAGAACTGGAAAGCAAGCAACCCAACAAGGCACCTAGTAGCGATTTTAGGCAAAAAACTCCAGCAGGAGGCAACAAGAATGCAGCATCGTCTGATAGGTCAAACTTATTTCCTAATCAATTGCTAAGTGGAAGAAGCAAGCAACCTTCTtctggagagagaaagaaaactACTCCAAAATCAGGTTCGCGGATCAATGACTCTGTGGTTGGGGCTTCAAAGGAAAACATCACGTCAATTAAGGAAAG GGTGAATGATAGCAAAGACCACAAAACAAGTCACACAGTTGACTCAAAAACATCAGACTCCGTCATGTCAATGAAACATCTTATTGCTGCTGCTGCTCAGGCAAGAAAGAAACAGACACACTTTCAAAATACCCATGGAAacccttttcttttttctatttctgaCATTGAGATAGCTGGACGGGGACCAAGTCCTGCACCTGCTGCTTTGGTGTATGAAGCAAGGAATACACTCCAACTGGATATTTTAGGAGCTAATCCAATTTCTCCTTCCGCCAATCTTCATCAAATCCAATCTAGTCATCAACATgagaatgatgagcttgaggaGAGGAGGTTAAGCTCTGGTCATCCAGGCACTGGGAGCTCTCTAAGTGGGGGTACTGAGGCAGCTGTTGCTCGTGATACCTTTGAAGGGATGATAGAGACACTGTCAAGGACCAAAGAGAGTATTGCACGTGCAACTAGACTGGCAATTGATTGTGCAAAGTATGGACTCGCCAATGAG GTTGTGGAACTTCTTATACAGAAGTTAGAAAATGAGCCAAGTTTACATCGCAGAGTGGATCTGTTTTTCCTTGTTGACTCAATAACGCAGTGCTCTCACACCCAGAGAG GGGTCTCATACGTCTCTACTGTTCAAGCTGCGTTGCCCCGCCTCGTTGGAGCTGCTGCTCCTGCTGGTGCTCAGGAAAATCGTCGTCAGTGTCGGAAG GTCTTGCGTTTGTGGCTCGAGAGGAAAATCTTGCCAGAATCCATTCTTCGTCGCTACATGGATGACTTTGGAGTGGTAAATGATGATACATCAATCCCACTAAGACGCCCTTCCCGAGCTGAACGAtctattgatgatcctattagAGAAATGGAAGGCATGGTTGTTGATGAATATGGAAG CAATGCTATGTTTCAGTTACCTGGATTTCTTTCAGCAAGTGTGTtcgaagaagaggaagatgaggaTGCTACTGATACGAGTTTACGCCTGAAAGATGATGGTGCTTCACCTTCCAAGGATGCACCTGCTAAAGGAAGAGATCATGAGAACCATTCTGTTACTCCTAGCGATAGGCGCCATTGCATATTGGAGGAAGTTGATGGTGAGCTTGAAATGGAAGATGTATCTGGACACCAAAAGGATGAGAGACTGACGATGACTAATGACACTATTGAGCTCGCTTCATTGGAGCTCAATCCAGATAGTGGCCGTGAATCTTCTTCAAACACCTCCACCGAGTGGCTTCCTTATCCAGAGGGGTCTCCTCCATTACCACCTGGATCTCCACCTATGACTCCACCATTGCCATCTTCACCACCTCCATCAtcaccacctccacctccacctgcACCTCCATATTCTCCcccacctcctccaccacccatCATAGTCCAACATCCTTTTCCACAACCACCTGTTAAACCATCTCAGCTACCTGTTGGTCCTGCATCACAAGCTGGTCCAACTCCACCTGTTGGACCTCCACTAAGACCTGTTGATCCGTCTCCTATTGGCCCTCCACTGAGACCTGCCGGTCCTTCTCCACCAGTTGGACCTCCCCCACATCTTCATCCTCCACCTTTTGGTCCTCCGCCTCATCTGGGTCCTGTGCCACTAATTTCCCAGCAATTATTTCCGTCTCGGCCTCCACTTCCATCACTGCCACTGTCTCCACAATCATCTTATCGACCTCATCCTTTACCACGTGAAGTTAGTGCCACACCCACT GATCAAACTTGTGGATTTTAG
- the LOC121800610 gene encoding uncharacterized protein LOC121800610, which produces MASSPPSRSLPISSSPFDAAGIGGHSYIIHTVSKYDTLAGVAIKYGVEVADIKRLNGLVTDIQMFALKTLKIPLPGKHPMSPTLCNGQETQWPSSSEQDPSSSRQSDLFDSFQSLKLSSSEHHNVSPAMNSLRGYYGLRQPDEKASSEGLERNGRANYLKDGSFYTHSKHPLSHQRKSRSVANNLMYANGGLHNPLLSPESEDNGTNKWIEKLLGRRQKSETELSSCPPEKLLKEESSSSSGISSEGLALRSKAATRAFSGEVDADSGRLNPISLNLGESPQTDSVTVVRKSSSTSSLMDTDISALSSLWATSTWSLKPDFQALSSAALPIFDGLPKPMSRKNKAALD; this is translated from the exons ATGGCATCATCACCGCCGTCGAGATCACTACCGATATCTAGCTCGCCGTTCGATGCCGCCGGGATCGGCGGGCACAGTTACATAATACACACCGTTAGCAAATACGACACTCTCGCCGGCGTCGCCATAAAATACGGTGTCGAG GTGGCAGATATTAAGAGGTTAAATGGATTGGTGACTGATATCCAAATGTTTGCGTTGAAGACCCTTAAAATACCATTGCCAGGGAAGCACCCCATGTCCCCCACCTTGTGCAATGGCCAAGAGACTCAATG GCCAAGCAGCTCCGAGCAGGACCCATCCAGCAGTCGACAATCTGATTTATTTGATTCGTTTCAGTCTTTAAAATTAAGTTCTTCAGAGCATCATAATGTCTCACCAGCCATGAACAGCTTACGAGGTTATTATGGTCTCAGACAACCAGATGAAAAGGCTTCCTCCGAAGGTTTGGAGCGGAATGGAAGAGCTAACTATCTTAAGGATGGGTCATTTTACACACATTCAAAACATCCATTGAGTCATCAAAGAAAATCGAGAAGTGTTGCTAATAATTTAATGTATGCAAATGGTGGGCTGCATAATCCACTCTTGTCACCAGAATCTGAAGATAATGGCACTAACAAATGGATTGAGAAGCTTTTAGGGAGGCGGCAAAAGTCTGAAACAGAACTATCATCTTGTCCCCCAGAAAAGCTTCTTAAGGAGGAAAGCAGCAGTAGCAGTGGTATTTCAAGCGAAGGCTTGGCTCTCAGGTCCAAGGCAGCCACCAGAGCTTTTTCAGGCGAAGTAGATGCTGACTCGGGTCGGCTGAACccaatttctttaaatttggGGGAATCACCTCAAACTGACTCTGTCACTGTAGTACGGAAGTCATCAAGTACATCGAGTTTGATGGATACAGATATTAGTGCATTATCATCTCTATGGGCAACGTCTACGTGGAGTTTGAAGCCAGATTTCCAGGCTCTCTCTTCTGCTGCGTTGCCTATCTTTGATGGTCTGCCTAAGCCAATGAGCCGGAAAAACAAAGCTGCGCTCGATTAG
- the LOC121798392 gene encoding photosystem II stability/assembly factor HCF136, chloroplastic-like, with protein MAALQHLSSSITARLPSQLRSRFHFRCRLLPSASAAPQSGQTDNAITRRQLIGGLQAATAAISLYPLGRKALAAAEDPLSEWERVFLPIDPGVVLLDIAFVPDDPSHGFLLGTRQTLLETKDGGGTWAPRSIPSAEDEDFNYRFNSISFKGKEGWIIGKPAILLYTPDAGDTWKRIPLSSQLPGDMVYIKATGEKGAELVTDQGAIYVTSNGGYNWKAAIQETVSATLNRTVSSGISGASYYTGTFSTVNRSPEGKYVAVSSRGNFYLTWEPGQAYWQPHNRAVARRIQNMGWRADGGLWLLARGGGLYLSKGTGITEDFEEIPVQSRGFGILDVGYRSEDEAWAAGGSGVLLKTTNSGKTWIRDRAADNIAANLYSVKFINDKQGFVLGNDGVLLKFLG; from the exons ATGGCGGCTCTTCAGCACCTCTCTTCTTCTATTACAGCTCGCTTGCCGTCGCAGCTCCGATCTCGCTTCCATTTCCGCTGTCGCCTCCTCCCTTCCGCCTCGGCCGCTCCTCAGTCCGGGCAAACTGATAATGCTATTACCCGCCGCCAGTTGATAGGCGGACTACAAGCCGCCACCGCCGCAATTTCGCTCTATCCGCTAGGCCGCAAGGCGTTGGCAGCGGCGGAAGACCCGCTGTCCGAGTGGGAAAGAGTTTTCTTGCCGATTGATCCCGGCGTTGTCCTTCTCGACATTGCTTTCGTCCCTGACGATCCCTCTCACG GTTTCTTATTGGGGACTCGACAAACTTTGTTGGAGACGAAAGACGGAGGAGGCACTTGGGCTCCACGTTCCATACCGTCTGCTGAAGACGAGGACTTTAACTATAGGTTTAACTCCATCAGCTTCAAAGGGAAGGAAGGTTGGATTATAGGCAAGCCAGCTATTCTTTTGTACACTCCAGATGCTGGAGATACGTGGAAGCGCATACCGTTAAGTTCTCAACTTCCTGGTGATATG GTATATATAAAGGCTACTGGAGAAAAGGGTGCTGAATTGGTAACTGATCAAGGTGCAATCTATGTCACTTCAAATGGAGGATACAATTGGAAGGCTGCTATTCAGGAGACTGTTTCAGCTACTTTAAATAG AACTGTTTCTAGTGGTATCAGTGGTGCCAGTTACTACACAGGAACATTTAGCACTGTGAATCGCTCACCTGAAGGAAAATATGTCGCCGTCTCAAGCCGTGGTAACTTCTATCTGACATGGGAACCAGGTCAG GCATACTGGCAGCCTCATAATAGGGCTGTTGCAAGAAGAATTCAGAACATGGGCTGGAGAGCGGACGGTGGTCTTTGGCTTCTAGCACGTGGTGGGGGACTTTATCTCAGCAAGGGCACTGGG ATAACTGAGGACTTTGAGGAAATTCCAGTGCAAAGTCGTGGATTCGGGATTCTTGATGTTGGGTACCGATCAGAG GATGAGGCTTGGGCTGCCGGTGGCAGTGGCGTTCTGCTGAAAACCACGAACAGTGGGAAGACCTGGATCCGTGACAGAGCAGCTGACAATATTGCTGCCAATCTCTACTCTGTAAA GTTCATAAACGATAAACAAGGATTCGTACTAGGGAACGACGGAGTCTTGCTGAAATTTCTAGGATGA